GTGCAGTCAACAAGTATGGATAAACTGGCGCAACTGGCACAAGTATCAAAGCGCACCGTTTACAATCACTTCGCGACCAAAGAGGTGCTGGTCATGGAGCTGGTCTCAGAGCTCTGGACAAAAGCGCTGGTAGAAATAGACTTTGAGTATAAGCCCGAAACATCGCTGCACACTCAATTAGCTGCGTTACTAAAGTTAGAAATCAACCTTATTGCGTCAGCGGAGTACTTAGACCTCTCTCGGGTCGCGTTTGGCCATCTCTTCTATGCCCCAGAACAACTCGAAGCACAACTCAGTCGATTTGCGAAACAAGAAACAACGATTCATCGCTGGTTAGAAGCTGCGGTCGCAGATGGTAAAGTCATGCTTGAAGATATTGAAGTCGGCAACGAGCAACTGCATAGTTTGATTAAAGGCCGCTGTTTTTGGCCGCAATTGTTGTCAATGCGCCCTATTCTCACAGCAAGTGAAATTGATACACTTGCAACGCAAACGGCAGCCTTCTTCCTCAGTCATTATCAAGCGAAAAGCCCAGACTAGACATCAGCGCCCGATTTTCCTTCGAGACTCAGGCAAAAACGCCCTACCTGTGCCTCGATGGGATGATCACGATACGGCTCAGATAACCTTATCGCTCCGCTGCGGCAAGCATGCCACCCATCGCAATAAACATTGAACCAAACACTCGGTTTTGCCATAAAGCTGCAGCACTGCTTCGGAAAAAGCGCTGTACGGAGCGAGCAAGTGATGCATAAGTCACCATCACCACAGTATCAACAACCAGCACAGTTAACCCCAAAATCAAATATTGAGGCGCCATTGGCGCTTCTGGCGAGATGAACTGTGGCAAAAATGCAGCCAGAAAAATTATAGATTTTGGATTCATCATATTGATCAGAAAGCCTTGTCGGATGATCTTGGCAGTAGACTGAGCAGTCAATTGAGTATTTTCATCCGCGGTAAGCGAGGCTTTGCTGCGAAACTTCATCACCCCGAGGTAGATCAAATACGCTGCACCACAATACTTCAAAATCGTAAAAGCCACCGCTGAGGAAGCAAGCAATGCACCAAGGCCTAACGAGACCACCAGGAGGTGTACACACAATGCCAACTGAAGGCCGATGATATTCTTAAAGGCAATACGAATGCCGCCATTGAGTGTATTACTGACCGTCGCAACCATACCTGCTCCCGGCGAGAAGCTGAATACAACACAAGCCGCAACAAATGCCAACCAAACCGAGATAACCATAACAATCCGCCTTTAACAGCAATGAAGAGAGCAGAAAGATATTATACCTAACTATCAATAGGGACAATCTGAAAAACACAACAAAAAAGGCCGCATATATGAGTATAATCATGCCGCCTTTGAAGAGAGCTCGTCTCAGAATAGATGTCCGAGTACGAGCTTGGTAGAAAACTTACACCGCCAACACTGAAGGCTGGAGGTACTTTTGCCACGCCTCTTGATACAGATCTTGAGAACGTTGACGTAAGCGGGCAATTTTTGCCACTTCGATATCATTTAACACTCGGGCTTGAGCAACAGCATGGCGTTCCATCTGCTGAATCTCTTCATAGATGTCATGCTCTTCACCACTTTTGATGGTTGCGATATCACGCAAGTGTACTTGCACCTCCGCAATCATCTTGGTTTCAGGCAAACGCACAAGCACGCTTAAATCACGATAGCCTGATGCGGCTGGGTGCTTGAAACGGTTCTTAACACGGACGATTTCAGCTTCTTTACCTAAATATTCAAAAGCAGTCACGACGCCAGCAATATCATCGGCAACCAAAGTACCGCGGGCTAGGTCAGTAATTTTTTCAGTCTGCCCTTCAAGCTCTGTGGCAATTTTGTATTCTGCTCGTTCCGCAGATTTAACGGCGGGAATAATCGGCTGTGCATCACTGAGCATCGCTATTTCATTGAGCAAATTAGAGAGCTCTTGCTGAGCAGGCTGCGCTAACGCATACAATGCGCTGAACTCGGCATGCGGTTGTTGAAGATTTTCGGGATACAGGTTATCGATAGCGTATAAGCCGCTAAGTGAGTGTTTAAAAACACGCTTACTCGCTTGGGAAACAGGCGCTTGGGCTTGCTTAGTTTGCGTATTGGCAGAGTTGCCGACGAAGGCGGCCGCCGCGACTGGCGTACGTCCAAGTACCAACGCGATGACAAAAATTGTCCGTAAAAGATGTGTCATTCAGACTCCTTTACATGCCTGTACCATTCAGGCTAAATCACTGATAAAAAAGGGTATATACAAAAGGACAAATCCGTTTGCTATACAAGAATGAGAGCTCAGTGAAAGCTTGGACCCAAGAGTACAAGCAGTAAGTTTAACCTAACATGAACAGTGTCCAGACTAGCTATAAAATTATCACTGCTGTCTAGAATTTGTGATCACTACTTACTAATTGAAGATTCTTACAAACCTTAACTTGAAAGCACAAACCTTTGCCCCAATTTGCCATCTAAGATTCACTGTTGCTTGGCAAGTTTGAACAAAAAAGGCAGGTAACTAGCCGCTTCGAAACGCGCATCGCTATCACCTCAGCTATCCATCTCCCACAGCAATACCTCTTATCAAAACATAACGCGCGACCACTTCTAACAACATTGCTGCCACCGGCTCAGCACACCTTTTTCACTTCAAATACAACAAACTAAAACCTAAACAAAAATAGTTCTCATATCCATTGCGCCGTTGAAGCTCTAGTGATATAAACGGTGCTAACGCGAATTATTAACATTACGGAATACGAAATAATGAAGGCGCTGAAAACCCTCTTTACCCCCCTTGCTCTCGCTACCTCACTGACATTTTCTGGCTTTGCTCTTGCTGACACGATTACTGTTCAGCACGTCGCTGGCGAAACCACGCTCGACACCAATCCACAACGCGTTGTGGTAATGGGCCTAGGCAGCCTTGATGTGCTAGATACGTTAGGTATTGAGCCTGTAGGGATGGTTAAAACCTATCTGCCTTCATACCTAGAAAAATACCAAGCGGACGAGTTTAAAAACGTGGGCTCTATGTTCGAACCAGACTTCGAGACCATTTTCACTTTGAAGCCTGATCTGATCATTGCAAGTCCGCGCACCGCGCCGCTTGCTGAAGAGTTATCTAAGATTGCGCCAACCGTTGTATTCCAAGTTGATAGCGCAGGTTATTGGGAAAGCACTCAGCAAAACTGGCGCATGATTGGCAAGATCTTTGAAAAAGAGAAAGAAATCGAAGAGTACATCACACAGTACCAAACTCAGATCGATGACATTCGCCAATTTGTTGAAGCGGGTGAAATCGATGCTCTAACAGTAATGACAAATGGTGGCAATCTGTCTGCGTTTGGCGAGCAGAGCCGTTTCTCAAGTATTTACAAAGACTTCGGATTTAAAGAAGCACAGAGCGGCATTGTTGAATCGACGCATGGTAATCTGATTTCATTTGAATACGTCGCATCAGCAAACCCAAGCGTTATGTTTGTTTTAGATCGCGACCAAGCGCTTGGCCGCGGTGACAGTGCCGGTAAGGCACTCCTCGATAATGACCTTGTCAATGGCACTAAAGCGGCCAAAAACAACCATATTACTATCATGGACGGTAATGCTTGGTACCTCACAGCAGGTGGCATGGACGCAACACAAGTCATGATTGATGACATTCGTTCTGTATTAGATCAAGAATAATGGGTTCAGGCAGCAACGCGTTGCCCAACAACTCGTGTTAGCAGGATTATCGTGAAAGTAATGTTAATGGGGCTGGGGATCATTATCCTCGGCCTTTCTTCGCTTTTTATTGGCGCTGCAGATATGCAGCTTCAGGCCATTCTAGCCGGTGACACCGACGCACTTACCATCTTTTTTGTCAGCCGTGTTCCGCGCCTGATTGCCATCTGTTTAGCGGGGGCGGGTTTAAGTGTTGCAGGCCTTGTTATGCAGCAAGTGTGTCAAAACCGCTTTGCCTCACCGTCCACAACGGGCACCATAGATTGTGCAATGCTAGGTTACGTATTTGCATTGGTTTTTGCTTCCAACAGCAACTCGACGGTGACCATGCTGTCGATATTTACGTTCTCTATTCTCGGCACCCTACTCTTTGTTCAGTTCTTGCAGCGCTTAAAGTTCAAAAATGTCATTCTCGTGCCGTTGATCGGTATTATGTATGGCAATATAGTTGGGTCACTCACCACCTTTATCGCCTACAAATACGACCTTGTTCAGAGCCTCTCCGCTTGGACAGTGGCGAACTTTTCGTCGGTATTGCGCGGAAACTTCGAACTCCTCTATGTCGCTATCCCCGCGTCAATACTCGCTTACCTTTATGCCAGTCGATTTAGTGCCGCGAGTATGGGGGAGAGCTTTGCGAAAAATATCGGCCTAGATTACAAGAAAGTGGTGTTTATTGGTGTCGTGATCGTTGCGGTGCTGTCCTCTTCTGTCGTGATGATCGTCGGTATGATTCCATTCCTCGGTTTGATTGTCCCCAATGTTGTCTCGCTGTTTAAAGGCGACAACATGCGTAAGAATCTACCTTTCACTGCTTATTGGGGCGCAGTCTTAGTACTTTGTTGTGACGTGCTTGGCCGTGTTGTCATCTTCCCTTATGAAGTCCCCATCTCCATGATCATCTCTATCGTCGGTGGCGTGGTCTTCATTTACCTAGTAATGCGAGACAAGAGCAATGCGTGATCGCTATAAACTGATTATTCTGGCGGTCGCAGCCATTGTGATTACAGCTGTTTTCTTGGGTAAAGGATTAAATGCTGATAACTATCAATTTTTCCTTTCTCGCCGTTCGCCTAAAGTACTGGCGATCATTTTTGCGAGTATCGCGATTGCGGTTTCTTCTCTGATTTTCCAAACCATTACCAATAACCGTATACTGACTCCCTCCATCATGGGGTTTGACTCTTTATATCTCCTTACGCAGGTACTCATTGTCTCCCTGTTCGGTGGTATGAGTAGCTTGTTCATTGATGCGAAGCTCAATTTTCTCGCTTCAACGACCTTGATGATGTTGTTTTCGACCATTTTATTTGGCCTCTACTTCCGTAAGAAAGGCGCGAATATCTTCTCACTTCTCCTTGTTGGGGTCGTTTGTGGCTCGCTCTTTGACAGTATCGCTCAGTTTCTGATGATGGTGATGGATCCCAATGAGTTCATGAATGTGCAAGACAGCATGTTTGCGAGCTTTAATAATGTAAACGGCGAGCTTGTTTACTGGAGCATGTTTCCACTCGCACTGATCCTCATTTATCTGTTCAAAGTGGCTTCAACACTCGATGTATTTTGGCTTGGCAAAGACAATGCGACCAGCTTAGGCATAAATACCGACAAGGTCGTACGCAAAATGATGTTTGTGATCGCCCTGCTTATCTCCATATCTACCGCGTTGATCGGGCCTGTACTCTTCTTTGGTCTGATCGTTGTCGCCCTCACTCGACAACTCTTTAGCAGCTATCAACACAGTGTATTGGTGACGGCCACCAGTTTATTGGCGGTGGTTATGCTGCTCGGAGGGCAGTGGGTAGTCGAAAACCTACTGGGATTCCAAACCACGATTAGCGTGATTATTAATTTCTTTGGTGGGATCTATTTCTTGTTCCTACTACTGCGTAACAAGTTGAATTAAGGCATCAGCGATGATTAAAATTTCTGGACTCACAAAAAAATATGGCGACACCTTTGTGGTTAAAGACGCTGATGCACTTTTTCCAAAAGGCGAAATCACCGCGATTATTGGCCCAAATGGCGCGGGTAAAAGCACCTTACTTTCAATGGCAAGTCGCTTGACCGAAAGCGATGCGGGTAACGTTTTTATCGCCGATAAGCCACTCAGTGAATGGGATAGCAAAGCACTTGCTAAACGCCTTGCGGTGTTACGACAATCGAACAACATTAACATGCGGTTTACGGTACGTGAATTAGTTGCCTTTGGCCGCTTTCCGCATTCACAAGGTCGCTTGAACGAGGAAGATAACCGGATTGTAGACCAAGCGCTTGCACACCTTGATATCACCTACATTCAAGATAAGTACATCGACCAACTCAGCGGTGGGCAACGCCAGATGGCATTTATTGCCATGGTGGTTGCGCAAGATACCGATTATGTCTTCCTCGACGAGCCTCTCAACAACCTCGATATCAAACACTCGGTACAGATTATGCGGAACCTACGGGTTCTAGCGCACGAGTTAAACAAGGCGGTTGTCATTGTCATCCACGATATTAACTTTGCTTCCTGCTATTCCGACAATATCGTCGCATTGCGACGCGGCGAAGTGGTAAGCAGTGGCAAAGTCGCCGACGTAATTCAAAAACCCATCATGGAAGATATCTACGGCATCACGTTTGATGTTAAAGAGATCGACGGCAACCGCATCTGTCTCTACTATGGTTGATAGCCTCTGAATAGAGATGATCGAAAATGCGTTTTTATTTTTCGATCATCTTTCTCGCTAATTCGGTATTTTATCGATAATAATGAGCTATCTCGCAAGCAAGTCGGAGTGGCCATGCCCGAGCGAATTAATCTCAATCTGTTACACACCCTACTTATTCTATTGGAAGAGCGTCATGTGAGTCGCTGCGCTGCCCGCCTTCATCTCACGCAATCGGCAGTCAGTCGACAGTTGGCGCAGCTAAGAGACCATTTTCAAGACCCCTTATTTGTCCGCAACGGCAACCAACTGGTAACGACCCCGAAAGCAGACACGCTACACCAGCAACTCAACACCCTTTTTAACGATGTCGGAAAAATCGTTGAGCAAACCCAGTTCATTCCGGCGCGCTGGCAAGGTGAGTGTGTTTTTTCATCATCAGACTATGTGGCACAGTACATCTTCCCTGACATCGTTAGCGCGATTCGAAAGCAAGCGCCTGAGGGACGTTTTTCCTATACCTTATGGCATCAAGAGTACCTGGATAAGCTTGGTGACAAGCAAATTCAGCTCGCTTCCACCATGCTACAGGAGGCGCCAACCCACCTCTCATCAGCATTAATTGGTGAAGATAAAGCTGTCTGTGTGATGCATGAGCGCCATCCACTCGCTCACTTGGATAATCTATCGCTAGAGAATTTTCTCCACTATCCCCACATACGGATTTCAGGCGGTGGCGATAAGGACAGTTTTGTCGATAGACACCTGCAAGGACTGCAGCGCTCACGTCATATCGCGGCCACCGTGCCTTTTTTCTCATCGGCATTCACCCTGCTTGCCCATGAGCAGTACTTGCTGACAATACCCCATCACATTGCTCACAATTTGAAATCCACCTGCCAACTCACTTTCAAGCCGATGCCTTTTGAAGTACCCACTCATCGTTACTGGCTACTCTGGCATCCCAAATATGAACACGATCCGGCACATGTTTGGCTGAGAGAGCAAGCACTGAGTATCATGCGGGACTCTATGTATTCAGTAAGCTGTCGTTCTTCGGTATGATTTTAAGTCATATCACCTATAACAATAACTGATTTCATTTCATTGCCTATTCTTGGTAGTTTTATGCGCAGATTATTAGCACACTATCAGGAATGTCATGGAACTTAGCATCTGGATTTCACTCTTCACGATTTGTTTACTCGGTGCTATGTCACCAGGGCCAAGCTTAGCGATCGTTGCAAAACACAGCTTGGCGGGCGGCCGTAAACACGGCCTTGCCACGGCATGGGCGCACGCCTTAGGCATTGGCATTTATGCACTCATAACGGTGTTAGGGTTAGCGATCTTACTCGAACAACTCCCCCTACTTTTTAAAGCGATCAGTTTGGCTGGTGCGGCCTATCTAGTCTGGCTGGGGTATAACGCGTTGCGCTCTAAAGGCGGCCTGGTCGATAGGCTAGAGTCTGGAGAAGCGGTAACTATTACCCAATCCGCTAAAGAGGGCTTTCTTATCTCTTTGCTCAGCCCGAAGATCGCCCTCTTCTTTACTGCCTTGTTCAGCCAGTTTGTGGCGGCAGGCGACGCGCCATCGGGCAAAGTGCTCATTGTCGCGACTCCCCTTCTTGTGGATGGCCTTTGGTACACCTTTATCACTTTCATGCTCTCAAGCCCAACACTGATCGATAAGCTAAAAAGCAAGGCAAAGCTCATCGATCAAGTGTCTGGCGCCGTACTTATACTGCTTGCGCTGCGCGTGGTATGGACGATTTAGCGAGAATATAGCGGGTAGTCAGTCAATCCCTTCGCAGCTCCACCAAACAGGGTATCTGGATCATGTTTTGCTAATGGGTAACCTTTCTCTAGTCTCTCGGGCAGATCCGGGTTAGCCACGAAGGGACGGCCAAAGCCAATCATATCCGCTAACCCCGCTTGAATTGCTTGCTCCGCTTTTTCGCGATCATAGCGCCCCGCATAGATCAGTACGCCTTGATAGGCTTCTCGTAATGCTTTCTTAAACGACAGTGGTGTATCAGGGGCATCATCCCAATCCACCTCTGCAATGTGCAGATACACTATCTTGTGCTGATTTAGGAGCGATGCGGCCGCAGTATAGGTTTCGATGGGACTGGCATCGACTGTCCCATTCAATGTCGTCAGTGGTGCCAAACGAACGCCTACACGCGATTCACCAATCGCATCCACCAGTGCGGTTACCACTTCATCGAGGAATCGCAGGCGGTTTTCTAAACTGCC
This DNA window, taken from Thaumasiovibrio subtropicus, encodes the following:
- a CDS encoding TetR/AcrR family transcriptional regulator, with amino-acid sequence MNSAKKTRSQLKREAILAAAKTAFKADGVQSTSMDKLAQLAQVSKRTVYNHFATKEVLVMELVSELWTKALVEIDFEYKPETSLHTQLAALLKLEINLIASAEYLDLSRVAFGHLFYAPEQLEAQLSRFAKQETTIHRWLEAAVADGKVMLEDIEVGNEQLHSLIKGRCFWPQLLSMRPILTASEIDTLATQTAAFFLSHYQAKSPD
- the rhtB gene encoding homoserine/homoserine lactone efflux protein, translating into MVISVWLAFVAACVVFSFSPGAGMVATVSNTLNGGIRIAFKNIIGLQLALCVHLLVVSLGLGALLASSAVAFTILKYCGAAYLIYLGVMKFRSKASLTADENTQLTAQSTAKIIRQGFLINMMNPKSIIFLAAFLPQFISPEAPMAPQYLILGLTVLVVDTVVMVTYASLARSVQRFFRSSAAALWQNRVFGSMFIAMGGMLAAAER
- a CDS encoding RelA/SpoT domain-containing protein, translating into MTHLLRTIFVIALVLGRTPVAAAAFVGNSANTQTKQAQAPVSQASKRVFKHSLSGLYAIDNLYPENLQQPHAEFSALYALAQPAQQELSNLLNEIAMLSDAQPIIPAVKSAERAEYKIATELEGQTEKITDLARGTLVADDIAGVVTAFEYLGKEAEIVRVKNRFKHPAASGYRDLSVLVRLPETKMIAEVQVHLRDIATIKSGEEHDIYEEIQQMERHAVAQARVLNDIEVAKIARLRQRSQDLYQEAWQKYLQPSVLAV
- a CDS encoding siderophore ABC transporter substrate-binding protein, whose amino-acid sequence is MKALKTLFTPLALATSLTFSGFALADTITVQHVAGETTLDTNPQRVVVMGLGSLDVLDTLGIEPVGMVKTYLPSYLEKYQADEFKNVGSMFEPDFETIFTLKPDLIIASPRTAPLAEELSKIAPTVVFQVDSAGYWESTQQNWRMIGKIFEKEKEIEEYITQYQTQIDDIRQFVEAGEIDALTVMTNGGNLSAFGEQSRFSSIYKDFGFKEAQSGIVESTHGNLISFEYVASANPSVMFVLDRDQALGRGDSAGKALLDNDLVNGTKAAKNNHITIMDGNAWYLTAGGMDATQVMIDDIRSVLDQE
- a CDS encoding ABC transporter permease — translated: MLMGLGIIILGLSSLFIGAADMQLQAILAGDTDALTIFFVSRVPRLIAICLAGAGLSVAGLVMQQVCQNRFASPSTTGTIDCAMLGYVFALVFASNSNSTVTMLSIFTFSILGTLLFVQFLQRLKFKNVILVPLIGIMYGNIVGSLTTFIAYKYDLVQSLSAWTVANFSSVLRGNFELLYVAIPASILAYLYASRFSAASMGESFAKNIGLDYKKVVFIGVVIVAVLSSSVVMIVGMIPFLGLIVPNVVSLFKGDNMRKNLPFTAYWGAVLVLCCDVLGRVVIFPYEVPISMIISIVGGVVFIYLVMRDKSNA
- a CDS encoding iron chelate uptake ABC transporter family permease subunit; amino-acid sequence: MRDRYKLIILAVAAIVITAVFLGKGLNADNYQFFLSRRSPKVLAIIFASIAIAVSSLIFQTITNNRILTPSIMGFDSLYLLTQVLIVSLFGGMSSLFIDAKLNFLASTTLMMLFSTILFGLYFRKKGANIFSLLLVGVVCGSLFDSIAQFLMMVMDPNEFMNVQDSMFASFNNVNGELVYWSMFPLALILIYLFKVASTLDVFWLGKDNATSLGINTDKVVRKMMFVIALLISISTALIGPVLFFGLIVVALTRQLFSSYQHSVLVTATSLLAVVMLLGGQWVVENLLGFQTTISVIINFFGGIYFLFLLLRNKLN
- a CDS encoding ABC transporter ATP-binding protein gives rise to the protein MIKISGLTKKYGDTFVVKDADALFPKGEITAIIGPNGAGKSTLLSMASRLTESDAGNVFIADKPLSEWDSKALAKRLAVLRQSNNINMRFTVRELVAFGRFPHSQGRLNEEDNRIVDQALAHLDITYIQDKYIDQLSGGQRQMAFIAMVVAQDTDYVFLDEPLNNLDIKHSVQIMRNLRVLAHELNKAVVIVIHDINFASCYSDNIVALRRGEVVSSGKVADVIQKPIMEDIYGITFDVKEIDGNRICLYYG
- a CDS encoding LysR family transcriptional regulator codes for the protein MPERINLNLLHTLLILLEERHVSRCAARLHLTQSAVSRQLAQLRDHFQDPLFVRNGNQLVTTPKADTLHQQLNTLFNDVGKIVEQTQFIPARWQGECVFSSSDYVAQYIFPDIVSAIRKQAPEGRFSYTLWHQEYLDKLGDKQIQLASTMLQEAPTHLSSALIGEDKAVCVMHERHPLAHLDNLSLENFLHYPHIRISGGGDKDSFVDRHLQGLQRSRHIAATVPFFSSAFTLLAHEQYLLTIPHHIAHNLKSTCQLTFKPMPFEVPTHRYWLLWHPKYEHDPAHVWLREQALSIMRDSMYSVSCRSSV
- a CDS encoding LysE family translocator — encoded protein: MELSIWISLFTICLLGAMSPGPSLAIVAKHSLAGGRKHGLATAWAHALGIGIYALITVLGLAILLEQLPLLFKAISLAGAAYLVWLGYNALRSKGGLVDRLESGEAVTITQSAKEGFLISLLSPKIALFFTALFSQFVAAGDAPSGKVLIVATPLLVDGLWYTFITFMLSSPTLIDKLKSKAKLIDQVSGAVLILLALRVVWTI